Proteins co-encoded in one Deltaproteobacteria bacterium genomic window:
- a CDS encoding MMPL family transporter produces IGFAKQIGDIADGAAGVLEFCAIALVLTGLTVHWYCRSVRFTILPIACSLTSLVWQFGTLRILGYGLDPLAVLVPFLVFAIGVSHGVQQINFIVRGLAHGKSTEEAARESFSGLLIPGTLALITAIVSFITLVLIPIPMVRELAITASIGVGYKIVTNLVMLPVAASLFTFTKEYADGAMVKREERSRWLHVIARVAEPRNAVITVLVTAAIFGVSVWKSQGRVIGTLLPGAPELRPDARFNRDAVAISEGYDMGLDWLTVVFEAPPASDRNSAIGAFVDDFTWRMSNVPGVMSVDSYSNQLRLYNEGYNEGNPKMSVIPVDPGNTAGLNAEIARLRGYMNKDASMTAAHMYLTDHKAVTINRVILAAKEFRNTHHQDNVTVRLAAGNAGVQAAINDEVEKSEVPMMLYVYAAILVLVFLAYRDVRAMIACCMPLAVGTFIGYWFMKELNIGLTVATLPVMVLAVGIGVDYAFYIYNRLQLHLGQGATIYEAMEKALAFEAMATIFTAITLAAGVVTWSFSLKFQADMGKLLAFMFLVNLVMAMTALPAVAVILDRIIPRKSPVHVSEILTHPGAE; encoded by the coding sequence CATCGGGTTCGCCAAGCAGATCGGGGACATCGCGGACGGCGCCGCGGGGGTCCTCGAGTTCTGCGCGATCGCGCTGGTGCTGACCGGGCTGACGGTGCACTGGTACTGCCGCTCGGTGCGGTTCACGATCCTGCCGATCGCCTGCTCGCTCACCTCACTCGTCTGGCAGTTCGGCACCCTTCGGATCCTCGGGTACGGCCTGGACCCGCTGGCGGTCCTGGTCCCCTTCCTGGTCTTCGCCATCGGCGTATCGCACGGCGTCCAGCAGATCAATTTCATCGTCCGGGGTCTTGCCCACGGGAAGAGCACGGAGGAGGCGGCGCGGGAGAGCTTCTCGGGCCTTCTGATCCCGGGGACGCTCGCCCTCATCACGGCGATCGTGTCGTTCATCACGCTGGTGCTGATCCCGATCCCGATGGTCCGCGAGCTGGCGATCACCGCCTCGATCGGGGTGGGGTACAAGATCGTGACGAACCTGGTGATGCTCCCGGTGGCCGCGTCGCTGTTCACGTTCACGAAGGAGTACGCGGACGGGGCGATGGTCAAGCGGGAGGAGCGGTCCCGCTGGCTTCACGTGATCGCCCGCGTGGCCGAGCCGAGGAACGCCGTCATCACCGTTCTGGTCACGGCGGCGATCTTCGGGGTGTCGGTGTGGAAGAGCCAGGGGCGGGTGATCGGGACCCTCCTCCCCGGGGCGCCGGAGCTTCGGCCGGACGCCCGGTTCAACCGGGACGCGGTCGCCATCTCCGAGGGGTACGACATGGGGCTGGACTGGCTGACGGTGGTGTTCGAGGCCCCTCCCGCCTCGGACCGGAACTCGGCGATCGGGGCGTTCGTGGACGACTTCACCTGGAGGATGTCGAACGTGCCGGGCGTGATGTCGGTCGACTCGTACTCCAACCAGCTCCGCCTCTACAACGAGGGATACAACGAGGGGAACCCGAAGATGTCGGTGATCCCGGTCGACCCCGGGAACACCGCGGGGCTGAACGCCGAGATCGCGCGGCTTCGGGGGTACATGAACAAGGACGCCAGCATGACGGCGGCGCACATGTACCTGACCGACCACAAGGCGGTGACGATCAACCGCGTCATCCTGGCGGCGAAGGAGTTCCGCAACACCCACCACCAGGACAACGTCACGGTGCGGCTGGCGGCGGGGAACGCGGGCGTGCAGGCGGCGATCAACGACGAGGTGGAGAAGAGCGAGGTGCCGATGATGCTGTACGTGTACGCCGCGATCCTCGTCCTGGTCTTCCTGGCGTACCGGGACGTCCGTGCGATGATCGCGTGCTGCATGCCGCTGGCCGTGGGGACGTTCATCGGGTACTGGTTCATGAAGGAGCTGAACATCGGGCTCACGGTGGCCACCCTCCCCGTGATGGTCCTCGCGGTGGGGATCGGCGTGGACTACGCCTTCTACATCTACAACCGGCTCCAGCTTCACCTCGGCCAGGGGGCCACCATCTACGAGGCCATGGAGAAGGCGCTCGCCTTCGAGGCGATGGCGACCATCTTCACGGCGATCACCCTGGCGGCCGGCGTGGTCACCTGGTCGTTTTCGCTGAAGTTCCAGGCGGACATGGGGAAGCTCCTCGCGTTCATGTTCCTGGTCAACCTGGTCATGGCGATGACCGCGCTCCCGGCGGTGGCCGTGATCCTCGACCGGATCATCCCGCGGAAGAGCCCCGTGCACGTTTCCGAAATCCTGACCCATCCCGGCGCGGAATGA
- a CDS encoding glycosyl hydrolase, protein MRTTVFHGGRSGVLLALALCAFLACPAFAREGDPPPVPGDGARPSSLKIQPAEATTAATTAMILSAARAGKRIVAVGNHGVVLLSDTDGADFRQAKSVPVRSTLSAVFFVDEKTGWAVGQWGVVLRTDDAGESWTLQRHDTTVDQPLFSVWFRDRQRGYAVGLWSLMIATADGGKTWTPVAIPPPPGGSKADRNLLKIFANRMGTLFIAAEQGMILKSYDGEKWTYVNTGYKGSFWTGIVLSNGTILVGGLRGTIYRSADDGRTWREARSDFKSSITDFAEAGGKVFAAGLDGVFLESDNHGATFRGSQREDRLPFTAISVNSTGKLVKFSKRGVVADSPPAPAK, encoded by the coding sequence ATGCGGACAACGGTTTTTCACGGCGGGCGATCCGGGGTTCTTCTTGCCCTGGCTCTCTGTGCGTTCCTGGCCTGCCCGGCCTTCGCCCGGGAGGGGGACCCTCCCCCCGTCCCGGGCGACGGGGCCCGGCCCTCCTCCCTGAAGATACAACCGGCGGAGGCCACCACCGCGGCGACCACGGCGATGATCCTCTCCGCGGCGCGCGCGGGAAAGCGGATCGTCGCGGTGGGAAACCACGGCGTCGTGCTTTTGTCGGACACCGACGGCGCCGACTTCCGGCAGGCGAAGTCGGTGCCGGTCCGCTCCACCCTGTCGGCGGTCTTCTTCGTCGACGAGAAAACCGGGTGGGCGGTGGGGCAGTGGGGCGTCGTCCTGCGGACCGACGACGCGGGCGAGAGCTGGACGCTGCAGCGGCACGACACGACCGTGGACCAGCCGCTCTTTTCGGTCTGGTTCCGGGACCGCCAGCGCGGGTACGCGGTCGGGCTCTGGTCCCTGATGATCGCCACCGCCGACGGGGGGAAGACGTGGACGCCGGTTGCGATTCCGCCCCCCCCCGGCGGGAGCAAGGCCGACCGGAACCTGCTCAAGATCTTCGCGAACCGGATGGGGACCCTGTTCATCGCGGCGGAGCAGGGGATGATCCTGAAATCGTACGACGGCGAGAAATGGACGTACGTCAACACCGGGTACAAGGGATCGTTCTGGACCGGGATCGTCCTCAGCAACGGCACGATCCTGGTGGGGGGGTTGCGCGGGACGATCTACCGGAGCGCCGACGACGGCAGGACGTGGCGGGAGGCCAGATCCGATTTCAAATCGTCGATCACCGACTTCGCGGAGGCGGGCGGAAAGGTGTTCGCCGCGGGACTGGACGGCGTGTTCCTGGAGAGCGACAACCACGGGGCCACCTTCCGGGGGAGCCAGCGGGAGGACCGCCTCCCGTTC